Proteins encoded within one genomic window of Gloeobacter kilaueensis JS1:
- a CDS encoding aldo/keto reductase → MSTVAKTFKIGGDLEVNRLGFGAMRLTGPGVWGPPENPEECKRVLKRAVELGVNFIDTADSYGPAVSEPLIGETLAPYPPGIVVATKAGLTRTGPGAWPPLGRPEYLTQQVEMSLRWLKLETLPLWQLHRIDPKVPMEESLGAIAELQKAGKIRHVGLSNVTPAEIECARKVVEIVSVQNRYNVGDRTHEDVVTYCEQNNLAFIPWYPVAAGKLAEPGGKLDEIARHHGATVAQLSIAWLLHHSPVILPIPGTSSVAHLEENMKAAEIALSEDELQAIEAAAKA, encoded by the coding sequence ATGAGCACCGTTGCAAAAACTTTTAAGATCGGCGGCGATCTTGAGGTCAACCGCCTCGGCTTCGGCGCGATGCGGCTAACCGGACCCGGCGTTTGGGGACCACCAGAAAATCCCGAGGAGTGCAAGCGCGTCCTCAAGCGGGCCGTGGAACTGGGCGTCAATTTCATCGATACCGCCGACAGCTACGGACCAGCCGTGAGCGAACCGCTGATTGGCGAAACACTCGCTCCCTATCCACCGGGCATCGTCGTCGCAACCAAGGCAGGTCTGACCCGCACCGGCCCAGGAGCGTGGCCACCGCTGGGCCGCCCCGAGTACCTGACCCAGCAGGTGGAAATGAGCCTGCGGTGGCTGAAGTTGGAGACGCTTCCCCTATGGCAATTGCACCGTATCGATCCGAAGGTGCCGATGGAGGAGTCGCTGGGGGCGATTGCCGAACTGCAGAAGGCGGGCAAGATTCGCCACGTGGGCCTGAGTAACGTCACGCCCGCCGAAATCGAGTGCGCTCGCAAGGTGGTCGAGATCGTGAGTGTCCAGAACCGCTACAACGTCGGCGACCGTACCCACGAAGATGTCGTAACCTACTGCGAGCAGAATAACCTTGCCTTTATCCCCTGGTATCCCGTCGCTGCCGGCAAGCTGGCAGAGCCCGGCGGCAAGCTCGATGAGATTGCAAGACACCACGGGGCGACCGTCGCCCAGCTCTCGATTGCCTGGCTCCTGCACCATAGCCCGGTAATTTTGCCCATCCCCGGCACCTCCTCGGTCGCCCACCTCGAAGAGAACATGAAGGCAGCAGAAATTGCCCTCTCTGAAGACGAGTTGCAGGCTATCGAGGCGGCGGCGAAGGCATAA
- a CDS encoding DUF3288 family protein gives MNQTHPQYHRDRQTISQLLREEASDYNLAELARLIIRYRGFPGAADLQNDLKALLTNWQLTEEALFERTRHIHISRPVYGSSDASQEDWL, from the coding sequence ATGAATCAGACCCATCCGCAGTATCACAGGGACCGCCAGACGATCAGCCAGTTGCTGCGCGAGGAGGCGAGCGACTACAACCTGGCGGAACTGGCGCGGCTCATCATCCGCTACCGGGGCTTTCCGGGCGCGGCTGATCTCCAGAACGATCTCAAAGCCCTGCTGACGAACTGGCAACTTACCGAGGAGGCACTCTTCGAGCGGACCCGCCACATCCACATAAGCCGCCCGGTCTACGGCAGCAGCGACGCTTCGCAAGAGGACTGGCTTTGA
- a CDS encoding type II toxin-antitoxin system VapB family antitoxin has translation MRTTITIDDELLARAAELMGPLERSALVREGLKALIERESAKRLARLDGTQPTLKAVPRRHQEMDS, from the coding sequence GTGCGCACTACCATCACCATCGACGATGAACTTCTCGCCAGGGCTGCTGAGTTGATGGGTCCGTTGGAGCGGTCGGCTCTGGTGCGTGAAGGGTTGAAGGCGCTTATCGAGCGCGAAAGTGCTAAGCGGCTGGCGCGACTCGATGGCACGCAGCCAACCTTAAAAGCTGTGCCCCGCAGGCACCAAGAAATGGACTCTTGA
- a CDS encoding LLM class flavin-dependent oxidoreductase, whose protein sequence is MGTEPLRFGYWLPVFGGWLRNVEDEGMRADWPYVSTLARRSEQLGFDLTLIAELNLNDIKGVAAPALDAWSTAAALAAVTEKLELMVAVRPTFHLPALLAKQAANIDHIAGGRLSLNVVSSWWADEAKMYGVHFEQHDDRYARTAEWLDVVDGVWSKDHFSYAGRYYQVQETILQPKPVSKPRPVLYAGGESEAAKNLIASRCDGYLMHGDPPERVAEKIADLRSRREALGLPPLRFGVAGYAIVREHDREVKAELERIKDVRHSAAGYANYQQWLAGTQLERQMSIEEYSVSNRGLRTGLVGTPDQVRSQIERFAEAGVDLLLLQFSPQLEEMERFSETVIRPGLVAS, encoded by the coding sequence ATGGGCACTGAGCCGCTGCGCTTCGGCTACTGGCTGCCGGTGTTTGGCGGCTGGCTGCGCAACGTCGAGGACGAAGGGATGCGCGCCGACTGGCCCTACGTGAGCACCCTCGCCCGCAGAAGCGAGCAGTTGGGCTTCGATCTGACCCTCATTGCCGAGCTGAACCTCAACGACATCAAAGGTGTCGCCGCTCCCGCCCTCGACGCCTGGTCCACGGCGGCAGCACTGGCGGCTGTGACCGAAAAGCTGGAATTGATGGTGGCGGTGCGGCCCACCTTTCATCTGCCTGCGCTGCTGGCCAAGCAGGCAGCCAACATCGATCACATCGCAGGCGGGCGGCTGTCGCTCAACGTCGTCTCCTCCTGGTGGGCGGACGAAGCGAAGATGTACGGCGTCCACTTCGAGCAGCACGACGACCGCTACGCCCGCACCGCCGAGTGGCTGGACGTGGTAGATGGCGTCTGGTCAAAAGATCACTTCTCCTATGCAGGCCGCTACTACCAGGTCCAGGAGACGATCCTGCAGCCCAAGCCCGTCTCGAAGCCCCGGCCTGTGCTCTACGCCGGAGGAGAATCGGAGGCGGCTAAAAACCTTATCGCCTCTAGGTGCGACGGCTATCTGATGCACGGCGATCCGCCGGAGCGGGTGGCAGAAAAGATCGCCGATCTGCGCTCTCGCCGGGAGGCACTGGGACTGCCGCCCCTGCGCTTCGGTGTGGCAGGTTACGCGATCGTGCGCGAACACGATCGCGAAGTCAAAGCCGAACTGGAGCGGATCAAAGATGTGCGCCACAGCGCTGCGGGCTACGCCAACTACCAGCAGTGGCTCGCCGGTACCCAACTGGAGCGGCAGATGTCGATCGAGGAGTACTCGGTCTCCAACCGGGGGCTGCGCACGGGCCTGGTGGGCACCCCCGATCAGGTGCGCTCTCAGATCGAACGCTTCGCCGAAGCCGGAGTCGATCTATTGCTGCTGCAGTTCAGTCCCCAACTTGAGGAGATGGAGCGCTTCAGCGAGACGGTGATCCGGCCAGGGCTGGTTGCAAGTTGA
- a CDS encoding Mrp/NBP35 family ATP-binding protein: protein MQRTIDKQEVLNVLKPVQDPELRRSLVEMEMIRDIDIQGGNVHFTLVLTTPACPLRDMIVEDCKKAVLSLDGVQSVDIKVTAETPRAKGLPDRQGIAGVKNIIAVSSGKGGVGKTTVAVNVAVSLALDGAQVGILDADIYGPNVPLMLGLQGSRMNVRHEEGEAEIFEPLFNYGVKVASMGFWIGEDQPLIWRGPMLNSAIRQFLYQVDWGELDYLIIDLPPGTGDAQLTLCQAVPLAGAIIVTTPQTVALLDARKGLRMFQQLGVPVLGIVENMSYFIPPDLPDRKYDIFSSGGGERTARELELPLLGMLPLEMPVREGGDRGVPITLARADSVSAQAFRKLAQVIAGRVSVAALS from the coding sequence ATGCAGCGCACCATCGACAAGCAAGAAGTGTTGAACGTCCTCAAGCCCGTGCAGGATCCGGAGCTGCGCCGCTCGCTGGTCGAGATGGAGATGATCCGCGACATCGATATTCAAGGGGGAAACGTTCACTTCACCCTGGTGCTCACCACGCCTGCCTGCCCGCTCAGGGACATGATCGTTGAGGATTGCAAGAAGGCGGTCCTGAGTCTCGACGGTGTGCAGAGCGTCGATATCAAAGTGACGGCGGAGACGCCCAGGGCGAAGGGTCTGCCGGATCGCCAGGGGATCGCGGGGGTCAAGAATATCATCGCCGTATCCAGTGGCAAAGGCGGCGTCGGCAAGACGACCGTGGCGGTCAACGTTGCCGTCTCCCTGGCGCTGGATGGAGCCCAGGTGGGCATCCTCGACGCGGATATCTACGGGCCGAACGTGCCTTTGATGCTCGGTCTGCAGGGCAGCCGGATGAACGTGCGCCACGAGGAGGGGGAAGCTGAGATCTTCGAGCCGCTATTTAACTACGGCGTCAAGGTCGCCTCAATGGGCTTCTGGATTGGCGAGGATCAGCCCTTGATCTGGCGCGGCCCGATGCTCAACTCGGCCATCCGTCAGTTTCTCTATCAGGTCGATTGGGGCGAACTCGATTATCTAATCATCGACTTGCCTCCTGGTACGGGGGACGCTCAACTCACGCTCTGTCAGGCAGTGCCACTCGCTGGAGCGATCATTGTCACCACGCCCCAGACCGTCGCTCTGCTCGATGCGCGCAAGGGATTGCGCATGTTTCAGCAGCTCGGGGTGCCGGTGCTCGGAATTGTCGAGAACATGAGCTACTTCATTCCGCCGGATCTGCCCGATCGCAAGTACGACATCTTCAGCAGCGGTGGCGGCGAGCGGACGGCGCGGGAGTTAGAGTTGCCGCTGCTCGGGATGCTGCCTCTAGAGATGCCCGTGCGCGAAGGGGGCGATCGCGGGGTGCCGATTACCCTCGCCCGAGCAGATTCAGTTTCCGCCCAGGCTTTTCGCAAGCTCGCCCAGGTGATCGCAGGCAGAGTCTCGGTGGCTGCCCTTAGCTAG
- a CDS encoding TatD family hydrolase — protein MVTLRLPGLIDTHVHINYENFRADLDAVAANWRAAGVVQLVHACVKPEEFPGMQALADRYPELALAVGLHPLDVGERWNAALAEQIRDYARSDRRVVAIGETGLDFFKADNPEAQEEAFRTQIAVARELDLPVIIHCRDAALATRRILEAAGPVRGVMHCWGGTPEETGWFVDLGMYVSFSGIVTFKNAQLLQQAVSVVPDELLLIETDCPFLAPVPKRGKRNEPAYVAHVAEKVAELRSRSVEEIVELTARNARTLFRLPATS, from the coding sequence ATGGTGACGCTGCGACTGCCGGGGCTGATCGATACCCACGTCCATATCAACTACGAAAATTTTCGTGCAGACCTCGATGCGGTCGCTGCCAACTGGCGGGCCGCCGGGGTGGTACAACTGGTCCACGCCTGCGTCAAACCCGAAGAATTTCCCGGTATGCAGGCGCTGGCCGACCGCTATCCGGAGCTGGCCCTGGCAGTCGGATTGCATCCGCTTGACGTTGGCGAGCGCTGGAACGCGGCCTTGGCAGAGCAGATCCGCGACTACGCCCGCTCGGACAGGCGGGTGGTGGCGATTGGCGAGACGGGGCTGGACTTTTTTAAGGCCGACAATCCCGAGGCCCAAGAAGAAGCCTTTCGCACCCAGATTGCTGTTGCCCGCGAACTGGACCTGCCTGTCATCATCCACTGCCGCGACGCGGCTCTCGCCACCCGCAGAATCTTAGAGGCCGCCGGGCCGGTGCGCGGGGTGATGCACTGCTGGGGCGGCACTCCCGAAGAAACCGGCTGGTTTGTCGATCTGGGCATGTACGTCAGCTTCAGCGGCATCGTTACTTTTAAGAATGCCCAACTGCTGCAGCAGGCGGTGAGCGTCGTCCCCGACGAGTTGTTGTTGATTGAGACCGACTGCCCGTTTCTCGCTCCGGTCCCCAAGCGCGGTAAGCGCAACGAGCCCGCCTACGTCGCCCACGTCGCCGAGAAAGTGGCCGAGTTGCGCTCCAGAAGCGTCGAAGAGATCGTTGAACTGACAGCCCGCAACGCCCGCACGCTCTTTCGACTGCCCGCCACTAGCTAA
- a CDS encoding PIN domain-containing protein, whose translation MDANVLIAELPRVRGRKLVKNPGLNLFIAAKAWEEAVYELPGKIDRIIRQSGMSSADGKAFLEACLALVLERVEIVEQSSYLNWREQALLRIPRDPGDWPTVALALSQDMAIWTNDQDFFGCGLPVWTTETLLAFLESNLLSDTP comes from the coding sequence GTGGATGCGAACGTCCTGATTGCCGAACTACCTCGCGTTCGAGGACGCAAACTCGTCAAAAACCCAGGGCTAAATCTATTTATTGCTGCCAAAGCGTGGGAGGAGGCTGTTTATGAATTGCCGGGAAAAATTGACAGAATTATTCGGCAGAGTGGCATGAGTTCGGCGGATGGGAAAGCTTTTCTTGAGGCATGTCTCGCTCTGGTACTGGAAAGGGTAGAAATTGTTGAGCAATCAAGTTATCTGAACTGGAGAGAGCAGGCTCTTCTGCGTATCCCCCGCGATCCAGGTGACTGGCCGACGGTGGCACTTGCACTTTCTCAGGACATGGCTATCTGGACCAACGACCAGGATTTTTTTGGATGTGGATTGCCCGTCTGGACAACGGAAACTCTGCTGGCTTTTCTGGAGTCGAATTTGCTTTCCGATACTCCGTAA
- a CDS encoding DJ-1 family glyoxalase III: MVKVLVPLAEGFEEIEAVTIVDVLRRAGVEVTVAALAERVVTGSHGIGLIADALLSEIEPATFDAIALPGGPGVAQLRADGRIRQLLVEMQAAQKWTAAICAAPTVLSDAGLLAGVRATSYPALQPELVVGEYLETSVVVDRRIVTSRGVGTALDFALKLVALLVDEKTAGVLARAMVVVDPAPAAST, from the coding sequence ATGGTCAAAGTGCTGGTACCGCTGGCGGAGGGCTTCGAGGAAATCGAGGCGGTGACGATCGTCGATGTGCTGCGGCGCGCCGGGGTTGAGGTGACGGTGGCGGCACTGGCGGAGCGGGTGGTAACAGGCTCCCATGGGATTGGGCTTATCGCCGATGCTTTACTTTCGGAGATTGAACCGGCAACTTTCGATGCGATCGCCCTGCCGGGGGGGCCGGGGGTGGCACAGCTCAGGGCCGATGGGCGCATCCGGCAGTTGCTCGTCGAGATGCAGGCCGCTCAAAAATGGACCGCCGCCATCTGTGCGGCTCCAACGGTGCTCTCCGATGCTGGGCTGCTTGCAGGCGTGCGGGCGACGAGCTACCCGGCGCTGCAGCCGGAATTGGTGGTGGGCGAGTATCTGGAGACGAGCGTCGTCGTCGATCGTCGGATCGTCACCAGTCGCGGGGTCGGCACGGCTCTGGACTTTGCACTGAAGCTGGTGGCGCTGCTGGTGGACGAAAAGACGGCAGGTGTCCTGGCGCGGGCGATGGTCGTGGTGGATCCTGCTCCGGCGGCGAGCACTTAG
- a CDS encoding aldo/keto reductase: MLYRRFGKTGLQLSVFSFGAMRFLASKENAIRTAQAAVDLGINHLETARGYGESEKFLGAALRAGLPRERVYITTKIPPQQDGSAMRRAIEESLSRLGIDRIDIFDLHGINNREQFDLGMGCLPAIRRAMDEGLIAHLGFSTHAPLDLLLETIATGEFESVNLHYYYFNQRNAPAIALAHQLDMGVFIISPTDKGGQLFNPPARLVELCAPYTPIAINHRFLLADPRIHTLSLGAAHPGEFAPHLAVADQGGPLSEGEKAILERLERQYQRVPSLCEQCYQCLPCPEDIHIPEVLRLRNLALGFEMNDFGRYRYAMFGNAGHWFPGRKANSCTDCGDCLPRCPVGLEIPALLKQTHALLYQGERKRLWGSSS, from the coding sequence GTGCTCTACCGCCGCTTCGGTAAAACAGGTCTGCAACTGTCTGTCTTCAGCTTTGGGGCCATGCGCTTTCTTGCCTCCAAAGAAAATGCGATTCGCACGGCCCAGGCAGCTGTAGATCTGGGGATCAATCATCTTGAGACGGCGCGGGGCTACGGCGAGAGTGAAAAGTTTCTCGGGGCGGCCTTGCGGGCCGGTCTGCCCCGCGAGCGGGTCTACATCACCACCAAGATCCCGCCGCAACAGGACGGGAGTGCGATGCGGCGCGCGATCGAAGAATCCCTGAGCCGCCTGGGGATCGATCGGATCGACATTTTTGACCTGCACGGCATCAACAACCGCGAGCAGTTCGATCTGGGGATGGGCTGTCTACCGGCGATTCGCAGGGCGATGGACGAGGGGCTCATCGCTCATCTGGGTTTTTCGACCCACGCGCCACTCGATCTGCTGCTGGAGACGATCGCAACGGGCGAATTCGAGTCGGTCAACCTGCACTACTACTACTTCAATCAGCGCAACGCACCGGCAATCGCCCTCGCCCACCAGCTCGACATGGGCGTGTTCATCATCTCGCCCACCGACAAAGGCGGCCAGCTGTTCAATCCGCCCGCCCGCCTGGTGGAGTTGTGTGCGCCCTACACGCCCATCGCGATCAACCACCGCTTCTTGCTCGCAGACCCGCGCATCCACACCCTCAGCCTCGGAGCCGCCCATCCGGGAGAATTTGCGCCGCACCTGGCCGTAGCCGATCAGGGCGGGCCTTTGAGCGAAGGCGAAAAAGCCATTCTCGAACGGCTTGAGCGCCAGTACCAGCGGGTGCCTTCTTTGTGCGAGCAGTGCTACCAGTGCCTGCCCTGCCCGGAGGACATTCACATTCCGGAGGTGCTCCGGTTGCGCAATCTCGCCCTGGGATTCGAGATGAACGATTTTGGCCGCTACCGCTACGCGATGTTCGGCAACGCCGGTCACTGGTTTCCGGGCCGCAAGGCCAACAGCTGCACCGACTGCGGCGACTGCCTGCCGCGCTGCCCGGTGGGGCTTGAGATTCCAGCCCTGCTCAAGCAGACCCACGCCCTGCTCTACCAGGGCGAACGCAAACGTCTTTGGGGTTCCTCCTCATGA
- a CDS encoding RNA-guided endonuclease InsQ/TnpB family protein, which yields MLLAYQYKLLPTYEQRCRMDKWLDMLRHQYNYLLAERFDWYERNRCSINACPLLCHLPKLKEPPNYYSQKRSLVPLKQEREWYKDIHAHVLQDMVKRVELAFARYLKGDSKANRSGKPRFKGKGRYRTFTFPQLSAQPFMGNRIALPKLGKVKLTQHRPIPDGFFIKTASVTKKPDGWYVQLVLEDVSVPDAPSINIVPTEANSMGVDAGLEYFVACSDGFTNESPKFLRKAEEKLAKLQVKFALRKKGSKACRKLGQRIGRLHQTIARTRRQWHFETAGELLDRADVLFVEDLKVSNLSCRCKPKQDEEGRFLANGQSAKSGLNKSFADAGVARFLNEILPYKAEKAGKQVIKVNPAGTSQHCAKCLKRVSKQLSDRWHSCPHCGVELPRDVHSGMLIKKVGLGVRLTIKRESRKAGEARALSVG from the coding sequence ATGCTACTTGCTTACCAGTACAAGCTCTTGCCAACTTATGAACAGCGTTGTCGCATGGACAAGTGGCTGGATATGTTGCGCCATCAATACAACTATTTGCTCGCTGAACGATTTGATTGGTACGAGAGGAACCGTTGTTCAATCAACGCTTGTCCGCTCCTATGCCATTTACCAAAACTCAAAGAACCGCCCAACTACTACAGCCAGAAGCGTTCTCTCGTACCTCTTAAGCAAGAACGCGAATGGTACAAAGATATTCATGCCCATGTACTGCAAGACATGGTAAAACGTGTCGAACTCGCCTTTGCCCGGTACTTGAAAGGGGATAGCAAAGCAAACAGGAGTGGTAAGCCAAGGTTTAAAGGCAAGGGTCGCTATCGCACATTTACTTTCCCGCAACTCAGTGCTCAACCGTTCATGGGTAACCGTATTGCTCTGCCTAAGTTAGGGAAAGTCAAGTTGACTCAACACCGTCCAATTCCAGATGGCTTTTTCATCAAAACAGCATCAGTGACAAAAAAGCCCGATGGCTGGTATGTACAGCTAGTTTTAGAAGATGTTTCTGTGCCTGACGCCCCATCTATCAACATTGTCCCAACAGAAGCCAATAGCATGGGCGTGGATGCGGGGCTGGAGTACTTTGTGGCATGTTCTGACGGCTTTACCAACGAATCGCCCAAGTTCCTGCGCAAAGCTGAAGAGAAGTTGGCAAAACTGCAAGTCAAGTTTGCCCTGCGCAAGAAGGGTTCTAAAGCATGTCGCAAGCTTGGTCAACGCATCGGCAGACTTCACCAAACCATCGCCCGTACACGTCGTCAGTGGCACTTTGAAACAGCAGGTGAACTGTTAGACCGCGCTGATGTACTGTTTGTTGAAGATTTGAAAGTTTCTAATCTGTCGTGCCGATGCAAACCAAAGCAGGATGAAGAGGGTAGATTCCTGGCGAATGGTCAATCAGCGAAGTCGGGACTGAACAAAAGTTTTGCTGATGCTGGGGTCGCTAGATTCTTGAATGAAATTTTGCCTTACAAAGCTGAAAAAGCTGGTAAGCAAGTCATCAAAGTCAATCCGGCGGGAACATCTCAACATTGTGCAAAGTGCTTGAAGCGTGTTTCAAAACAGTTGTCGGATCGCTGGCACAGTTGCCCCCATTGTGGGGTGGAGCTGCCGCGCGACGTACACTCTGGAATGCTGATCAAGAAAGTGGGGTTGGGCGTTCGCCTCACTATAAAACGTGAAAGCCGAAAGGCTGGAGAAGCCCGCGCTCTATCCGTAGGATGA
- a CDS encoding carboxymuconolactone decarboxylase family protein encodes MRIPPVEPENADKQLKTVYDAIRKQYGTELNPLKVLAHRPQIMRAVMNLYGAIHAHSETVTDELKELISLRIAQINGCRDYCVPMHTFMLHKQGTDEEKIRNLTRAATSPLFSEAEKVAIEYAERITVPSTTVTEGLFERLKEHYSEDDIVELTAVIGTLNFWTKVIDALEIPLDDVFKHQPVSQPS; translated from the coding sequence ATGCGGATTCCACCAGTCGAGCCAGAGAACGCCGACAAGCAGCTGAAGACCGTTTACGACGCCATACGCAAGCAGTACGGCACCGAACTCAACCCGCTCAAGGTTCTGGCGCACCGGCCCCAGATCATGCGGGCGGTGATGAACCTGTATGGCGCAATTCACGCCCACAGCGAAACGGTCACAGACGAACTCAAAGAACTGATCAGTCTGCGCATCGCCCAGATCAACGGCTGCCGCGACTACTGCGTGCCGATGCACACGTTCATGCTCCACAAGCAGGGCACTGACGAGGAGAAGATCCGCAATCTGACCCGCGCCGCCACGAGCCCACTTTTCAGCGAAGCGGAGAAGGTGGCCATCGAGTACGCCGAGCGGATCACCGTTCCTTCGACCACGGTCACTGAGGGTCTGTTCGAGCGGCTCAAAGAACACTACAGCGAAGACGACATCGTTGAACTGACGGCTGTGATCGGCACGCTCAACTTCTGGACGAAGGTGATCGACGCCCTCGAGATCCCCCTCGACGATGTCTTCAAGCACCAGCCAGTCTCCCAGCCTTCTTGA
- a CDS encoding ATP-grasp domain-containing protein yields the protein MFSLPTAAAIHSGRSQGALAIYYEHPRWFAPLFAELERRGTAYLKLPAEGRFYDPGNLAAERGVGLVFNRMSPSAYRRGGGHHIFYTLGWLAHLELQGIRVVNGERAFRHEISKALQLSLLRSLGLPFPHTHVIHRAEDAPAATRGLRFPVVLKPNVGGSGAGVMRFDSLEALTAAARTGSLDLGLDSVALVQEFVPARGGHITRVEVVDGKFLYAIRVYLSGETFDLCPADICRTTDGSALETACPVEAPKAGLKVEAYQPPEAIIEQLERIMAAAGIAVGGIEYLTDDRDGQIYYYDINALSNFVADGPRVLGFDPFVRLVDYLEREAGYGH from the coding sequence TTGTTCTCGCTACCCACCGCCGCCGCTATCCACTCTGGCCGCTCCCAGGGAGCGCTCGCCATCTACTACGAACACCCCCGCTGGTTTGCGCCGCTGTTTGCCGAACTGGAGCGCAGGGGAACGGCCTACCTCAAGTTACCCGCCGAGGGCCGCTTCTACGATCCGGGCAACCTGGCGGCGGAGCGGGGCGTGGGCCTGGTCTTCAACCGGATGAGCCCGTCGGCGTACCGGCGCGGCGGTGGGCACCACATCTTCTACACCCTGGGCTGGCTTGCGCACCTCGAACTGCAGGGCATCCGCGTCGTCAACGGCGAGCGGGCCTTTCGCCACGAGATTTCAAAAGCCCTGCAACTGTCGCTGTTGCGCTCGCTGGGTCTGCCCTTTCCCCACACCCACGTCATTCATCGGGCCGAGGACGCTCCGGCTGCGACGCGGGGGTTGCGCTTTCCGGTGGTGCTCAAGCCCAACGTCGGGGGCAGCGGAGCTGGGGTAATGCGCTTCGACAGCCTCGAAGCGCTGACCGCAGCGGCCCGGACCGGCAGCCTCGATCTGGGCCTCGATAGCGTCGCGCTGGTGCAGGAGTTCGTTCCGGCTCGCGGTGGCCACATCACCCGCGTCGAAGTGGTGGACGGCAAATTCCTCTACGCAATCCGGGTCTATCTAAGCGGCGAAACTTTTGATCTCTGCCCGGCGGACATCTGCCGGACCACCGACGGCAGCGCCCTCGAAACCGCCTGTCCGGTCGAAGCGCCGAAGGCGGGCCTCAAAGTCGAAGCCTACCAGCCGCCGGAGGCGATCATCGAGCAGCTCGAGCGGATCATGGCTGCCGCCGGGATTGCCGTGGGCGGAATCGAGTATCTTACCGACGATCGCGACGGGCAGATCTACTACTACGACATCAACGCCCTTTCTAACTTCGTCGCCGATGGGCCGCGCGTACTCGGCTTCGATCCTTTCGTGCGCCTGGTCGATTATCTCGAAAGGGAGGCGGGGTATGGGCACTGA